In the Blautia coccoides genome, CTGGTTGGAAAGCACTTCTTTCAGCAGTTCTTCCGCAGACGGTTCCTTTGCCTGCTCCCTGCCTTGTCCACAACCCATCAGGAGTAATAGCGGTATCAGTAAAGTCAGACATAGTCTTCTGATTTTCCCTTTCAAATCCTTCCCCCTTTACAATTTAGAATATCCATATCCATTTACAATGGCATCCAGTCTCTGGCCGTTTCTGCACATTGGGCATTCACTGGCTTTGTGTGTCTGGTAATCCGGTACATCCTTTTTATAAAACACAGCATTGATATCCAGGCCTGCCACTTTATTCACAGCACTGAAGATTGAAGATACACCCTGAATGGTACCACCATAATAGAGAATGCTCTCCATACATTTCCGAAGTGTCTCACCGGTTGTGATCGATCCCATCAGAATGACCACATTTCTGTTTCTGACCATGTGCTGAATGTTGTCCCTGAACATGAGCTGTCCATTGCCGTTGAATTCTGGAGTGACAATGTAAATGGTCTTATGCGCATTCATAGACAGTACACCGGCCTTTGCCAGCTCCTCTGCCAGAAACGCTCCCACAACCTCCAATCCATCCAGACAGATAATGGAATCCACAGGCGTGGATGTCTCATATTTGGTAGAAAGATATCTTGCAATCCTGGAAGCCTCCGCACAGCGTGTCTTCATGGTGGTCATTTCCAAATAATGACTGATATGGGACTGCGGCGTTGCAAAGTGTCCCGGGATCACCTTTAACTGAATCTTCTCATCACCGGATGCGTATACCTTAAACATTCTTTCTTCCATTTCCATAAATCATACCTCCTCTTTTTTATCCCCAATTACTTTTTTATATGCTTATTATACCATACTCCTTTTAAGGAAAAAAGAGAAGATTTATCATATCACACGATCACCAGTATTGTATATCCGGATAATTGGTGATCACTGCATCTGCGCCCGCCTTCTGCATCTTCCGGAAACCTTCTTTTGTATTTACAGTCCATACATGCAGAGGAAGCCCCTCCTCCCTGCACTGTCTCAGAAAATCAGGATGCTGTAAAT is a window encoding:
- a CDS encoding phosphoribosyltransferase yields the protein MEERMFKVYASGDEKIQLKVIPGHFATPQSHISHYLEMTTMKTRCAEASRIARYLSTKYETSTPVDSIICLDGLEVVGAFLAEELAKAGVLSMNAHKTIYIVTPEFNGNGQLMFRDNIQHMVRNRNVVILMGSITTGETLRKCMESILYYGGTIQGVSSIFSAVNKVAGLDINAVFYKKDVPDYQTHKASECPMCRNGQRLDAIVNGYGYSKL